A genome region from Glycine max cultivar Williams 82 chromosome 5, Glycine_max_v4.0, whole genome shotgun sequence includes the following:
- the LOC102667774 gene encoding uncharacterized protein — translation MDSKLVGKNILVMVEENEQLTIPTFIAFIRQEFGYTITYRKALLEKQWALKQVYGNWEESYNIIPKFLQALQLFVPGTIVRIQTIPALDKSNQPIPNKVIFHRLFWSFKACIDVFAFCKPIVQIDRTWLYGRYKGMLLIAVEQDGTNNIFQLAFAIVEGQTADGHKSIKSAYRRPDSGWK, via the exons ATGGATTCGAAACTTGTAGGCAAAAATATTCTTGTGATGGTTGAAGAAAATGAGCAACTAACCATTCCTACATTCATCGCATTCATAAGACAAGAGTTTGGATACACCATCACATATCGTAAAGCATTGCTGGAAAAACAATGGGCCCTCAAGCAGGTATATGGTAATTGGGAAGAGTCATACAACATAATTCCTAAATTCCTACAAGCTTTGCAACTTTTCGTCCCTGGCACAATTGTCAGGATTCAAACTATTCCTGCATTGGACAAGTCCAACCAACCAATCCCAAACAAGGTCATATTCCATCGACTTTtttggtcatttaaggcatGCATTGATGTGTTTGCATTTTGTAAACCCATTGTGCAAATCGATAGAACATGGCTATACGGAAGATACAAAGGGATGTTGTTAATTGCAGTTGAACAAGATGGCACTAACAACATATTTCAATTGGCATTTGCCATTGTCGAGGGTCAGACAGCAGATgg GCACAAGTCAATCAAAAGTGCATACAGACGACCTGATAGTGGATGGAAGTAG